Proteins from a genomic interval of Sander vitreus isolate 19-12246 chromosome 6, sanVit1, whole genome shotgun sequence:
- the plekhg4b gene encoding pleckstrin homology domain-containing family G member 4B isoform X3: MSPTSQDTESLDSCIQSTLSALYRPFSVTAATVLWQLFSVVERQYRGDGLRCLIDFLLPAKRILQIIQQETCVRFRGLLFYHEGWPLCIHEKVVLQLAPLHKVRLKQGDFYLQIVPLGRKTAKLVIKCLSVSGQAITEVPIAESMYGSVFTAEFLQNVTRDRNLHPLQNCLLTTGTAVYRTPWKNVVNPLFVSSTADAIMQARCSRGGFRGHLSTCSTSGSTGTLDSHRSSRESLHSQGADSIFSEPTSPNTHHMDPSSEKHSVGAPDTAAPIIKIERPTEESGIGSEDSGGRERGSKMLSFSTDLSNPGPRRRLPRDSVSFESRRLFRKSYMEALQNPMSLGSSSESILEESPEHSAGLRESPVTPGSSPDTRTSSREHLSWRLGSRSWLSGDDSRPSTPLLYLQRGLRSAERRAERRSKSLERTNKAGQVKGYRERSSSGGSASTSPKKLMNGYSLRFGKLDVEAAFPGSERRSSKEESGQCDDIISSESRRHRHSGEESHSPKAANGTAIRPASQSGSSYERNSALPKLVSGVNQELLTSGAVILPGNRDRSGRAVLQVCTRDQVWAGESCTVNDLTCLLGYYYSTLRKERCDQGLTVVIDSRRQQPVPALLSSLSELQALAPNALYTVLFLVDKETTAKPERDTNVQTETLSSLKALLKHIDQTQLTRDLEGTFHYDHNHWISFRQKIDPFASSCSAAISSLQESISTLSNSGNLKTSKEVSEVMEQQRHLMKCVLDDTRLNRLRLEGGTVLARIRKEEAGDNENYRDAVDMLNALYNQVDEEVHKLVILSNKSQKQLESLLEVRMFEEQTQQIKLWFSVEGEKQLTPLELQTLSVPKVKEMRESLDQFLEESVHQQRHGLQLVKKSPESLPGSVLLDFKQHLGSILSSVERRKAQLDILTNLYDFYDSANQWMEHCQDYFCQLSLDSTGVGHSPSVVQILQDYYTEASKFSMDNFSTLNDMVLSLESPQQLQQWNTVWHKCQQTKQQLEETLARAMAAAPNLTAVDTTDSIKTAGSQIATTEQRGAKACVLLPVAIPPLTFEDNKPHSAGPFSKSPTSSISSSHFTFSPDCDSKLRQSPSLFDDTDSDCTIDSTISCHSEPVYSGAARLRKQPMKKIMKKTMSYELTPRDSGHSDVSHIHGYTGVYIKGLEVANNVSAEKKLQRPDMTSPALGRSRSMSTPSRTHSRHSDGDGKKQSSKVQHIMDEMISTEREYVRSLSYIIEHYFPEMERLDLPQDLRGKRGIIFGNVEKLWDFHSQYFLKELESCAHSPLSISSCFLRHEDQFGMYALYSKNKPQSDALLSSHGNEFFKNKQMELGDKMDLASYLLKPIQRMSKYALLLKDLIKECSQSQEQELSDLRTAEEMVKFQLRHGNDLLAMDAIRGCDVNLKEQGQLRCQDEFIVWCGRRKYLRHVFLFEDLILFSKTKKIEGGYDFYIYKQSFKTAEIGMTENVGDSGLRFEIWFRRRKSQDTFILQASSADVKAVWTAIIGKILWRQALRNRELRMQEMVSMGIGSKPFMDIKPSDAAISDRAIDYIMKGSESRSRASIAVPSFENATSFKRPHSTISNSSTSSSSSQSSSSLLGSLNLHLYSSPSHPHTHSYLVPSVPSFAQWPYDCIEEDELEQDNGSQPSMITESSETSSQCTSTDSVTGLSTLTIPAHPSIVMDSYNNNNNEPTSFLCSSTPPSSIASPSLFEKEEDLQPQSNKFITASKTSHIAVGLSTVV; encoded by the exons AGATTGTTCCTTTAGGCCGCAAGACTGCCAAGCTCGTAATAAAATGTCTGTCGGTCAGTGGGCAGGCCATCACAGAAGTCCCCATCGCAGAGAGCATGTATGGCAGCGTCTTCACAGCTGAGTTCTTGCAGAATGTGACACGAGACCGAAACCTGCACCCATTACAGAACTGTCTGCTTACCACTGGTACGGCTGTGTACAGGACACCGTGGAAGAACGTGGTCAACCCACTGTTTGTCAGCAGCACAGCGGACGCCATCATGCAAGCACGCTGCAGCAGAGGCGGCTTCCGCGGCCATCTCAGCACCTGCAGCACCAGTGGATCCACGGGTACTCTGGACAGCCACCGCAGCTCCAGAGAGTCCCTGCACTCTCAGGGAGCTGACTCCATCTTCTCTGAGCCCACCtccccaaacacacaccacaTGGACCCCAGCAGTGAGAAACACAGTGTTGGTGCACCGGACACTGCTGCACCTATCATTAAAATCGAAAGACCCACTGAAGAGAGTGGGATAGGGAGTGAGGATAgtggtgggagagagagagggtccAAGATGCTTTCTTTTAGTACGGACCTCAGTAACCCAGGCCCTCGACGCCGCCTCCCAAGGGACTCTGTTTCATTTGAGAGCAGGAGACTTTTCAGAAAATCTTACATGGAGGCCCTGCAGAACCCCATGAGCCTCGGGTCCAGCTCTGAATCCATCCTAGAGGAAAGCCCAGAGCACAGTGCTGGCCTAAGAGAGAGCCCAGTGACACCAGGCAGCAGCCCTGACACCCGGACCTCCTCCAGAGAACACTTATCTTGGAGGTTGGGTAGCCGGAGCTGGCTCAGTGGTGATGACTCCAGGCCCAGCACACCTTTACTTTACTTACAGAGGGGGTTGAGGAGTGCAGAGAGACGGGCAGAAAGACGTTCAAAGTCACTGGAAAGGACTAACAAGGCAGGCCAGGTTAAAGGCTACCGGGAACGATCCTCCTCTGGAGGTTCAGCTAGCACCTCCCCCAAAAAGCTGATGAATGGCTACTCTCTTCGTTTTGGGAAGCTGGATGTGGAAGCGGCTTTTCCTGGTTCTGAGAGGAGAAGCAGCAAAGAGGAGTCAG GACAgtgtgatgacatcatcagcagTGAGAGCAGGCGGCACAGGCATAGTGGAGAAGAGTCACACAGTCCTAAAGCTGCCAATGGGACTGCCATCAGGCCTGCTTCACAATCCGGCTCTTCCTATGAGAGGAACTCAGCTCTCCCCAAACTGGTGTCAGGAGTCAATCAAGAGCTGCTCACATCAGGTGCTGTGATCCTGCCAG GAAACCGAGATCGCAGTGGGAGGGCAGTGCTGCAGGTGTGCACGAGAGATCAGGTGTGGGCAGGTGAGAGTTGCACGGTCAATGACCTCACCTGTTTACTGGGCTACTACTACTCAACGCTGCG GAAAGAAAGGTGTGATCAAGGCTTAACTGTTGTAATAGACAGCAGGAGGCAGCAGCCTGTTCCAGCTCTGTTGTCATCTCTGTCTGAATTGCAG GCGTTAGCACCAAATGCACTTTACACTGTTCTCTTCCTGGTGGACAAGGAGACAACAGCcaaacctgagagagacacCAATGTACAG ACTGAAACACTGTCTTCTCTGAAAGCCCTGCTGAAGCACATCGACCAAACCCAGCTCACACGAGACCTGGAGGGCACCTTCCACTATGACCACAACCACTGGATCAGCTTCAGACAG AAAATTGACCCGTTTGCCAGCAGTTGTAGCGCAGCCATCTCCTCCCTTCAGGAGTCCATCAGCACACTGAGCAACAGCGGCAACCTGAAGACCTCCAAG GAGGTGTCTGAGGTGATGGAACAGCAGAGGCATCTCATGAAGTGTGTACTGGATGACACCCGTCTAAACAGACTGCGTCTAGAAGGAGGAACTGTCCTCGCTCGCATCAGGAAGGAAGAGGCCGGTGACAATGAAAACTACAG AGATGCTGTAGACATGTTGAATGCACTGTACAACCAAGTAGATGAAGAAGTCCATAAGCTTGTGATCCTTTCCAACAAGTCTCAGAAACAGTTAGAGAGCCTGCTGGAGGTGCGCATGTTTGAGGAGCAAACACAACAG ATCAAACTCTGGTTCAGTGTTGAGGGAGAGAAGCAGCTCACACCTTTGGAATTGCAAACTCTGTCTGTGCCCAAAGTTaaggagatgagagagagcTTGGACCAGTTTCTGGAGGAGTCAGTg CATCAGCAGAGGCATGGCCTGCAGTTGGTGAAAAAGTCTCCGGAGTCCCTTCCAGGTTCAGTCTTGCTTGACTTTAAACAACATCTGGGCTCTATCTTAAGCAGTGTGGAGAGGAGGAAGGCCCAGCTAGACATCCTAACCAACCTGTATGATTTCTATGACTCA GCGAACCAGTGGATGGAGCACTGTCAGGATTATTTTTGTCAACTGAGTCTGGACAGTACAGGTGTTGGACATTCGCCATCTGTTGTGCAGATACTGCAGGATTACTACACTGAGGCATCCAAGTTCTCCATGGACAACTTCAGCACCCTCAACGACATGGTGCTCTCCCTGGAGAGTcctcagcagctgcagcagtggaACACAGTGTGGCACAAATGTCAGCAGACCAAACAGCAGTTGGAAGAGACTTTGGCCCGAGCCATGGCAGCAGCCCCGAACCTCACAGCCGTGGATACAACGGATTCGATAAAGACTGCAGGAAGCCAGATTGCCACTACAGAACAGCGTGGAGCGAAAGCATGTGTGCTTTTACCTGTGGCAATCCCACCGTTGACTTTTGAGGACAACAAGCCTCACTCTGCCGGGCCTTTCTCCAAGAGCCCAACCAGTTCAATCTCCTCCTCACACTTCACGTTCTCCCCCGACTGCGACAGCAAACTGAGGCAGAGTCCATCCTTGTTTGACGACACGGACAGCGACTGCACCATCGACTCGACCATCTCCTGCCACTCGGAGCCCGTCTACTCCGGTGCCGCCCGCCTCCGCAAGCAGCCAATGAAGAAGATCATGAAGAAGACCATGAGCTATGAGTTGACCCCGAGGGACAGTGGTCACTCAGACGTCAGCCACATTCACGGCTACACGGGTGTGTACATCAAGGGTTTGGAGGTGGCTAATAACGTGTCTGCAGAGAAGAAGCTGCAGAGACCCGACATGACGAGCCCCGCATTAGGACGCAGCCGCAGCATGTCGACGCCCTCCAGGACTCACAGCAGACACAGTGACGGAGATGGCAAGAAACAGAGCAG TAAAGTGCAGCACATCATGGACGAGATGATCTCCACAGAGAGGGAGTACGTCCGCTCTCTCAGCTACATCATCGAGCACTATTTCCCAGAGATGGAGCGGCTGGATTTGCCCCAGGACCTGCGGGGGAAGCGCGGCATCATTTTCGGCAATGTGGAGAAACTGTGGGACTTCCACAGTCAGTACTTCCTGAAGGAGCTGGAATCATGTGCCCACTCCCCACTGTCCATCAGTAGCTGTTTCCTCAGACAT GAGGATCAGTTTGGAATGTATGCCCTGTACAGCAAGAATAAGCCCCAGTCTGACGCTCTGCTCAGCAGCCATGGGAACGAATTCTTTAAG AATAAGCAGATGGAGCTCGGAGACAAGATGGACTTGGCGTCCTACTTGCTGAAGCCCATCCAGAGAATGAGTAAATATGCACTGTTGCTGAAAGACCTGATTAAGGAGTGCAGTCAGTCCCAGGAGCAGGAGCTAAGCGACCTCCGCACTGCAGAGGAGATGGTCAAGTTTCAGCTTCGCCATGGCAACGACCTGCTGGCTATGGATGCCATTCGGGGCTGTGAT GTGAACCTAAAAGAGCAGGGTCAACTCCGCTGCCAGGATGAGTTCATAGTCTGGTGTGGACGGAGGAAATACCTCCGCCACGTCTTCTTGTTTGAAGACCTCATCCTCTTCAGCAAGACCAAGAAGATAGAAGGAGGATATGACTTTTACATATATAAACAGTCCTTCAAA ACAGCAGAGATAGGTATGACTGAAAATGTTGGCGACAGCGGCCTACGCTTTGAGATTTGGTTCCGTCGGAGGAAGTCACAGGACACGTTTATACTCCAAGCGAGCTCTGCAGACGTCAAGGCTGTGTGGACCGCCATCATAGGGAAGATTCTGTGGAGGCAGGCGCTCAGAAACAGAG AGTTGCGCATGCAGGAGATGGTGTCCATGGGGATTGGAAGCAAGCCTTTCATGGACATCAAGCCAAGTGATGCAGCTATCAGTGACAGAGCTATTGACTATATCATGAAGGGGTCAG AGTCTAGGAGCAGGGCATCTATCGCCGTGCCTTCGTTTGAAAACGCTACTTCGTTCAAGAGACCTCACTCCACCATCTCCAACAGCAGCACCTCTTCTTCCAGCAGCCAGTCGTCCTCCTCCCTGCTGGGCTCGCTTAACCTTCATCTTTACTCCTCACCCTCTCACCCGCACACGCATTCATACCTAGTGCCCAGTGTTCCCTCCTTCGCCCAGTGGCCCTACGACTGCATAGAGGAAGATGAGCTGGAGCAGGACAATGGGAGCCAGCCCTCCATGA TCACTGAGAGCTCAGAGACATCCTCCCAGTGTACCTCCACTGACAGTGTAACAGGGCTGAGTACCCTCACTATACCCGCGCACCCCAGCATTGTCATGGActcctacaacaacaacaacaacgagcCCACGTCTTTCCTGTGCTCCTCCACGCCTCCCTCCTCCATCGCGTCTCCTTCCCTATTTGAGAAAGAGGAGGACCTCCAACCCCAGAGCAACAAGTTCATCACAGCA aGCAAGACCTCTCATATAGCAGTAGGCCTCTCTACTGTGGTCTGA
- the plekhg4b gene encoding pleckstrin homology domain-containing family G member 4B isoform X4 — protein sequence MYGSVFTAEFLQNVTRDRNLHPLQNCLLTTGTAVYRTPWKNVVNPLFVSSTADAIMQARCSRGGFRGHLSTCSTSGSTGTLDSHRSSRESLHSQGADSIFSEPTSPNTHHMDPSSEKHSVGAPDTAAPIIKIERPTEESGIGSEDSGGRERGSKMLSFSTDLSNPGPRRRLPRDSVSFESRRLFRKSYMEALQNPMSLGSSSESILEESPEHSAGLRESPVTPGSSPDTRTSSREHLSWRLGSRSWLSGDDSRPSTPLLYLQRGLRSAERRAERRSKSLERTNKAGQVKGYRERSSSGGSASTSPKKLMNGYSLRFGKLDVEAAFPGSERRSSKEESGQCDDIISSESRRHRHSGEESHSPKAANGTAIRPASQSGSSYERNSALPKLVSGVNQELLTSGAVILPGNRDRSGRAVLQVCTRDQVWAGESCTVNDLTCLLGYYYSTLRKERCDQGLTVVIDSRRQQPVPALLSSLSELQALAPNALYTVLFLVDKETTAKPERDTNVQTETLSSLKALLKHIDQTQLTRDLEGTFHYDHNHWISFRQKIDPFASSCSAAISSLQESISTLSNSGNLKTSKEVSEVMEQQRHLMKCVLDDTRLNRLRLEGGTVLARIRKEEAGDNENYRDAVDMLNALYNQVDEEVHKLVILSNKSQKQLESLLEVRMFEEQTQQIKLWFSVEGEKQLTPLELQTLSVPKVKEMRESLDQFLEESVHQQRHGLQLVKKSPESLPGSVLLDFKQHLGSILSSVERRKAQLDILTNLYDFYDSANQWMEHCQDYFCQLSLDSTGVGHSPSVVQILQDYYTEASKFSMDNFSTLNDMVLSLESPQQLQQWNTVWHKCQQTKQQLEETLARAMAAAPNLTAVDTTDSIKTAGSQIATTEQRGAKACVLLPVAIPPLTFEDNKPHSAGPFSKSPTSSISSSHFTFSPDCDSKLRQSPSLFDDTDSDCTIDSTISCHSEPVYSGAARLRKQPMKKIMKKTMSYELTPRDSGHSDVSHIHGYTGVYIKGLEVANNVSAEKKLQRPDMTSPALGRSRSMSTPSRTHSRHSDGDGKKQSSKVQHIMDEMISTEREYVRSLSYIIEHYFPEMERLDLPQDLRGKRGIIFGNVEKLWDFHSQYFLKELESCAHSPLSISSCFLRHEDQFGMYALYSKNKPQSDALLSSHGNEFFKNKQMELGDKMDLASYLLKPIQRMSKYALLLKDLIKECSQSQEQELSDLRTAEEMVKFQLRHGNDLLAMDAIRGCDVNLKEQGQLRCQDEFIVWCGRRKYLRHVFLFEDLILFSKTKKIEGGYDFYIYKQSFKTAEIGMTENVGDSGLRFEIWFRRRKSQDTFILQASSADVKAVWTAIIGKILWRQALRNRELRMQEMVSMGIGSKPFMDIKPSDAAISDRAIDYIMKGSESRSRASIAVPSFENATSFKRPHSTISNSSTSSSSSQSSSSLLGSLNLHLYSSPSHPHTHSYLVPSVPSFAQWPYDCIEEDELEQDNGSQPSMITESSETSSQCTSTDSVTGLSTLTIPAHPSIVMDSYNNNNNEPTSFLCSSTPPSSIASPSLFEKEEDLQPQSNKFITASKTSHIAVGLSTVV from the exons ATGTATGGCAGCGTCTTCACAGCTGAGTTCTTGCAGAATGTGACACGAGACCGAAACCTGCACCCATTACAGAACTGTCTGCTTACCACTGGTACGGCTGTGTACAGGACACCGTGGAAGAACGTGGTCAACCCACTGTTTGTCAGCAGCACAGCGGACGCCATCATGCAAGCACGCTGCAGCAGAGGCGGCTTCCGCGGCCATCTCAGCACCTGCAGCACCAGTGGATCCACGGGTACTCTGGACAGCCACCGCAGCTCCAGAGAGTCCCTGCACTCTCAGGGAGCTGACTCCATCTTCTCTGAGCCCACCtccccaaacacacaccacaTGGACCCCAGCAGTGAGAAACACAGTGTTGGTGCACCGGACACTGCTGCACCTATCATTAAAATCGAAAGACCCACTGAAGAGAGTGGGATAGGGAGTGAGGATAgtggtgggagagagagagggtccAAGATGCTTTCTTTTAGTACGGACCTCAGTAACCCAGGCCCTCGACGCCGCCTCCCAAGGGACTCTGTTTCATTTGAGAGCAGGAGACTTTTCAGAAAATCTTACATGGAGGCCCTGCAGAACCCCATGAGCCTCGGGTCCAGCTCTGAATCCATCCTAGAGGAAAGCCCAGAGCACAGTGCTGGCCTAAGAGAGAGCCCAGTGACACCAGGCAGCAGCCCTGACACCCGGACCTCCTCCAGAGAACACTTATCTTGGAGGTTGGGTAGCCGGAGCTGGCTCAGTGGTGATGACTCCAGGCCCAGCACACCTTTACTTTACTTACAGAGGGGGTTGAGGAGTGCAGAGAGACGGGCAGAAAGACGTTCAAAGTCACTGGAAAGGACTAACAAGGCAGGCCAGGTTAAAGGCTACCGGGAACGATCCTCCTCTGGAGGTTCAGCTAGCACCTCCCCCAAAAAGCTGATGAATGGCTACTCTCTTCGTTTTGGGAAGCTGGATGTGGAAGCGGCTTTTCCTGGTTCTGAGAGGAGAAGCAGCAAAGAGGAGTCAG GACAgtgtgatgacatcatcagcagTGAGAGCAGGCGGCACAGGCATAGTGGAGAAGAGTCACACAGTCCTAAAGCTGCCAATGGGACTGCCATCAGGCCTGCTTCACAATCCGGCTCTTCCTATGAGAGGAACTCAGCTCTCCCCAAACTGGTGTCAGGAGTCAATCAAGAGCTGCTCACATCAGGTGCTGTGATCCTGCCAG GAAACCGAGATCGCAGTGGGAGGGCAGTGCTGCAGGTGTGCACGAGAGATCAGGTGTGGGCAGGTGAGAGTTGCACGGTCAATGACCTCACCTGTTTACTGGGCTACTACTACTCAACGCTGCG GAAAGAAAGGTGTGATCAAGGCTTAACTGTTGTAATAGACAGCAGGAGGCAGCAGCCTGTTCCAGCTCTGTTGTCATCTCTGTCTGAATTGCAG GCGTTAGCACCAAATGCACTTTACACTGTTCTCTTCCTGGTGGACAAGGAGACAACAGCcaaacctgagagagacacCAATGTACAG ACTGAAACACTGTCTTCTCTGAAAGCCCTGCTGAAGCACATCGACCAAACCCAGCTCACACGAGACCTGGAGGGCACCTTCCACTATGACCACAACCACTGGATCAGCTTCAGACAG AAAATTGACCCGTTTGCCAGCAGTTGTAGCGCAGCCATCTCCTCCCTTCAGGAGTCCATCAGCACACTGAGCAACAGCGGCAACCTGAAGACCTCCAAG GAGGTGTCTGAGGTGATGGAACAGCAGAGGCATCTCATGAAGTGTGTACTGGATGACACCCGTCTAAACAGACTGCGTCTAGAAGGAGGAACTGTCCTCGCTCGCATCAGGAAGGAAGAGGCCGGTGACAATGAAAACTACAG AGATGCTGTAGACATGTTGAATGCACTGTACAACCAAGTAGATGAAGAAGTCCATAAGCTTGTGATCCTTTCCAACAAGTCTCAGAAACAGTTAGAGAGCCTGCTGGAGGTGCGCATGTTTGAGGAGCAAACACAACAG ATCAAACTCTGGTTCAGTGTTGAGGGAGAGAAGCAGCTCACACCTTTGGAATTGCAAACTCTGTCTGTGCCCAAAGTTaaggagatgagagagagcTTGGACCAGTTTCTGGAGGAGTCAGTg CATCAGCAGAGGCATGGCCTGCAGTTGGTGAAAAAGTCTCCGGAGTCCCTTCCAGGTTCAGTCTTGCTTGACTTTAAACAACATCTGGGCTCTATCTTAAGCAGTGTGGAGAGGAGGAAGGCCCAGCTAGACATCCTAACCAACCTGTATGATTTCTATGACTCA GCGAACCAGTGGATGGAGCACTGTCAGGATTATTTTTGTCAACTGAGTCTGGACAGTACAGGTGTTGGACATTCGCCATCTGTTGTGCAGATACTGCAGGATTACTACACTGAGGCATCCAAGTTCTCCATGGACAACTTCAGCACCCTCAACGACATGGTGCTCTCCCTGGAGAGTcctcagcagctgcagcagtggaACACAGTGTGGCACAAATGTCAGCAGACCAAACAGCAGTTGGAAGAGACTTTGGCCCGAGCCATGGCAGCAGCCCCGAACCTCACAGCCGTGGATACAACGGATTCGATAAAGACTGCAGGAAGCCAGATTGCCACTACAGAACAGCGTGGAGCGAAAGCATGTGTGCTTTTACCTGTGGCAATCCCACCGTTGACTTTTGAGGACAACAAGCCTCACTCTGCCGGGCCTTTCTCCAAGAGCCCAACCAGTTCAATCTCCTCCTCACACTTCACGTTCTCCCCCGACTGCGACAGCAAACTGAGGCAGAGTCCATCCTTGTTTGACGACACGGACAGCGACTGCACCATCGACTCGACCATCTCCTGCCACTCGGAGCCCGTCTACTCCGGTGCCGCCCGCCTCCGCAAGCAGCCAATGAAGAAGATCATGAAGAAGACCATGAGCTATGAGTTGACCCCGAGGGACAGTGGTCACTCAGACGTCAGCCACATTCACGGCTACACGGGTGTGTACATCAAGGGTTTGGAGGTGGCTAATAACGTGTCTGCAGAGAAGAAGCTGCAGAGACCCGACATGACGAGCCCCGCATTAGGACGCAGCCGCAGCATGTCGACGCCCTCCAGGACTCACAGCAGACACAGTGACGGAGATGGCAAGAAACAGAGCAG TAAAGTGCAGCACATCATGGACGAGATGATCTCCACAGAGAGGGAGTACGTCCGCTCTCTCAGCTACATCATCGAGCACTATTTCCCAGAGATGGAGCGGCTGGATTTGCCCCAGGACCTGCGGGGGAAGCGCGGCATCATTTTCGGCAATGTGGAGAAACTGTGGGACTTCCACAGTCAGTACTTCCTGAAGGAGCTGGAATCATGTGCCCACTCCCCACTGTCCATCAGTAGCTGTTTCCTCAGACAT GAGGATCAGTTTGGAATGTATGCCCTGTACAGCAAGAATAAGCCCCAGTCTGACGCTCTGCTCAGCAGCCATGGGAACGAATTCTTTAAG AATAAGCAGATGGAGCTCGGAGACAAGATGGACTTGGCGTCCTACTTGCTGAAGCCCATCCAGAGAATGAGTAAATATGCACTGTTGCTGAAAGACCTGATTAAGGAGTGCAGTCAGTCCCAGGAGCAGGAGCTAAGCGACCTCCGCACTGCAGAGGAGATGGTCAAGTTTCAGCTTCGCCATGGCAACGACCTGCTGGCTATGGATGCCATTCGGGGCTGTGAT GTGAACCTAAAAGAGCAGGGTCAACTCCGCTGCCAGGATGAGTTCATAGTCTGGTGTGGACGGAGGAAATACCTCCGCCACGTCTTCTTGTTTGAAGACCTCATCCTCTTCAGCAAGACCAAGAAGATAGAAGGAGGATATGACTTTTACATATATAAACAGTCCTTCAAA ACAGCAGAGATAGGTATGACTGAAAATGTTGGCGACAGCGGCCTACGCTTTGAGATTTGGTTCCGTCGGAGGAAGTCACAGGACACGTTTATACTCCAAGCGAGCTCTGCAGACGTCAAGGCTGTGTGGACCGCCATCATAGGGAAGATTCTGTGGAGGCAGGCGCTCAGAAACAGAG AGTTGCGCATGCAGGAGATGGTGTCCATGGGGATTGGAAGCAAGCCTTTCATGGACATCAAGCCAAGTGATGCAGCTATCAGTGACAGAGCTATTGACTATATCATGAAGGGGTCAG AGTCTAGGAGCAGGGCATCTATCGCCGTGCCTTCGTTTGAAAACGCTACTTCGTTCAAGAGACCTCACTCCACCATCTCCAACAGCAGCACCTCTTCTTCCAGCAGCCAGTCGTCCTCCTCCCTGCTGGGCTCGCTTAACCTTCATCTTTACTCCTCACCCTCTCACCCGCACACGCATTCATACCTAGTGCCCAGTGTTCCCTCCTTCGCCCAGTGGCCCTACGACTGCATAGAGGAAGATGAGCTGGAGCAGGACAATGGGAGCCAGCCCTCCATGA TCACTGAGAGCTCAGAGACATCCTCCCAGTGTACCTCCACTGACAGTGTAACAGGGCTGAGTACCCTCACTATACCCGCGCACCCCAGCATTGTCATGGActcctacaacaacaacaacaacgagcCCACGTCTTTCCTGTGCTCCTCCACGCCTCCCTCCTCCATCGCGTCTCCTTCCCTATTTGAGAAAGAGGAGGACCTCCAACCCCAGAGCAACAAGTTCATCACAGCA aGCAAGACCTCTCATATAGCAGTAGGCCTCTCTACTGTGGTCTGA